In the Oscillospiraceae bacterium genome, ATCGATCATAGCGTCGCAGACCAGCAGCACCGGCATGGGGTTTTCCCGGCCAAAGGGCGCCAGACGGGAGAGTTCCTGCACGTTGGGTAGCGTCAGCTCCGAGAGCTGCACCGCGGCGTCCAGTTTCAGTTCCGGCGCACCGGGGCGCGGCGCATGCTCGGCCGCCCAGGCGTTGATGGCCTGGCGGAAAGCAGGCAGCTTTTCTTCCTCAATTTCCACACCGGCGGCCGCCGCATGCCCGCCAAAGCGGGTCAGGTATTGGGCGCAGCCAGCCAGCGCACCGTGCAGGTCGAACGGGTCGGGCGCACGGCCGCTGCCGCGTCCCTCTCCATTTTGCAGCGAGATGACGATGGCGGGGCGGTTGTACTTTTCCATCAGCCGCGCGGCCACAATGCCGATAACGCCGGGGTGCCAGTCCTCGCCGGAGACCACCAATACGCGGTCCCGCTGGCGGGCAGGGTCGGCTTCCAGCGTCTTTTGGGCGGCAGCGAACACTTCCTGTTCCGTCTGCTGGCGCTCGGTGTTGATCTCCGCCAGGCGGGCGGCAATGCCGGCGGCCTGGGCTTCATCGGTGCAAAGCAGCAACTTTAACGCGACCGCCGCATTATCCATGCGGCCCGCTGCGTTCAGCCGCGGGGCCAGGCTGTAGCTGACGGTGTCCGCGGTGACGGGCTTGCCCGCGACCCCGGCGTTTTCCATCAACGCCTGCAGGCCGGGGCGCATCGTGTCCTGCAAAAGGGCAAGGCCCTCCCGCACGAGGGTGCGGTTCTCCCCCACCAGCGGCATCACGTCGGCCACGGTACCCAGGGCCACCAGCTCACCGTACATTTCCAGCAAGTCCGCAGGCTCGCAGCCTTCCAGCGCGGCACAAAGCTTAAAGGCCACACCCGCGCCGCACAGATCCTTAAAGGGGCTTTCGTCATCCGCCCGCTTGGGGTCAACGACGGCGACGGCATCGGGCAGGGTCTCGCCGGGCAAGTGGTGGTCGGTCACGATAAGGTCCAGTCCCAGCTCCTTGGCACAGGCGGCTTCCTCGATGGCCGAAATGCCGTTATCCACGGTCACCACCAGCTTAAAGCCCTTTTCGGCCAGGCTTTCCAGCGCCGGGCGGGTCAGACCGTAGCCGGTGCCGCGGGTGGGCAGCTTGCAGCGCACGTGGGCGCCCATACTGCTTAAACATTCATACAAAATGGCGGTGGCAGAGATACCGTCCACGTCATAGTCGCCATAAATAACGATGGTCTCCTCGTTTTCCACGGCCTGCTCGATGCGGGCCACGGCTTTGTCCATATCCCGCAGCAGGAACGGGTCCGAAAGCTCGGCCCCGGCTCCCAGCAGGGCCTGCACTTCGGCCGGATCGGTACAGCCGCGGGCGGCCAGTACCCGGCGCAGCAGCGCACCGCACCCGGCCCCGGCCAATGCCTGCTCGGCGGCGGGGTCTGCGGTTTTGATCTGCCAGGCAGGATAGTTCATAAACGGGTTCTCCTTTTATCTTTTACTTTACCTTAAAGTCCGCGTCAAAATCATGGGTCAGGCCATCCTGGCGCAGCATGGCTTCCAGGGTGTCGATCTCGGTGGAAACGTCCATGCTCACATCTTGCAAAAGGGTGTCGTACAGTTTGGTGTAGGCCCCATTCAGCGTATGCAGGATGGCGGTGATGTCCCGCCGGATCTCGGCGGCGTTGGCGGTGTCGCTCTCCCCTAACCCTTGCGCCGTGTCCAGCAGCTTGCGGGTGGTGGGCAGGTAATACTCGCGGAAGCGGCGTACCCGGGGCAGCTGCTCGGGGTGATTATGCACGAAGCCCAAAATCGACGCGCAGGTCTTCTGCATCCGGGTCAGTTCTTCGTCCGTCTGGATACCCAGCTTGCCACGGCAGATTTTTAGATAGTTCAAAAAATCCACGCCGTCGCGGTTGAATTGTTCGGCATCCGTCAGGGTTTGCACGGGCGCGGCCTGCGGGGCCGGGGTACCGGCCGGGCAGAGGGAATCGTCCAGATACAGCGTGCTGTAGTCGTCGCTGATGGCGGCGTTGGGCAGGTCGCCGTTGGCCACAGCTTTGGCCACCGTGTCGTAGGCTTTTTCCTGCTTAATTTGGGCCTTGCGGGCCAGGGATGGCAGGTCGCAGGTCCAATCGTTGGCGGCTCGCAGCAGTTTGCGCAGGCGGCCAAAGTAGCTGAGCTTTTTCATACCCACAATGGCCATGAACAGAAAACCCAGCGTGACCGGGTAAAATACAGCGGTCAGAATCGGCAGCGCCACAAATTCGTCGGGTGTCAGTCC is a window encoding:
- the recJ gene encoding single-stranded-DNA-specific exonuclease RecJ; translation: MNYPAWQIKTADPAAEQALAGAGCGALLRRVLAARGCTDPAEVQALLGAGAELSDPFLLRDMDKAVARIEQAVENEETIVIYGDYDVDGISATAILYECLSSMGAHVRCKLPTRGTGYGLTRPALESLAEKGFKLVVTVDNGISAIEEAACAKELGLDLIVTDHHLPGETLPDAVAVVDPKRADDESPFKDLCGAGVAFKLCAALEGCEPADLLEMYGELVALGTVADVMPLVGENRTLVREGLALLQDTMRPGLQALMENAGVAGKPVTADTVSYSLAPRLNAAGRMDNAAVALKLLLCTDEAQAAGIAARLAEINTERQQTEQEVFAAAQKTLEADPARQRDRVLVVSGEDWHPGVIGIVAARLMEKYNRPAIVISLQNGEGRGSGRAPDPFDLHGALAGCAQYLTRFGGHAAAAGVEIEEEKLPAFRQAINAWAAEHAPRPGAPELKLDAAVQLSELTLPNVQELSRLAPFGRENPMPVLLVCDAMIDGIWPMGAEGRHTRVRLRQGNDTLFASIFGVAPSTFAYPVGTAVEAALEVSIFTGRSGPMVSAHLRAIRPAGLGNLPSEQAAWFEAFRTGGTLEPARAAALLPDRADTVMLYKRIRGGQVASGDLQPVFAAQGPENTGKTLTSLAALHELGLIQEQNGHWLPVPVTTKQDLASAPILQKLAAVVK
- a CDS encoding 5-bromo-4-chloroindolyl phosphate hydrolysis family protein, with the translated sequence MPDNNKNNYDYDLGDMIDSAVQFGTQVGSSVLGSIADALEQAGDAMNRANAQPDSFSAWKRRLERKWKNGGQSVGVVLTAVGWTFTGCFGIAALVLGILTAVGAGTLGLTPDEFVALPILTAVFYPVTLGFLFMAIVGMKKLSYFGRLRKLLRAANDWTCDLPSLARKAQIKQEKAYDTVAKAVANGDLPNAAISDDYSTLYLDDSLCPAGTPAPQAAPVQTLTDAEQFNRDGVDFLNYLKICRGKLGIQTDEELTRMQKTCASILGFVHNHPEQLPRVRRFREYYLPTTRKLLDTAQGLGESDTANAAEIRRDITAILHTLNGAYTKLYDTLLQDVSMDVSTEIDTLEAMLRQDGLTHDFDADFKVK